The region AAAATGTCGAATAATCTGAAAGGCCTTCTTAGAAAGACGTTGCGGCAGATCCGTATTCTTCCAATCGTAAAGACCTTCTTTATCAACGCGACCTTGCTGATTGCGCGGATCTTCTGGAGCAATGAAGGGCTCTACCGTTTCAAAGCAGAACTCTTCAAAAAGTTTTTTCAGCTCGTCCGCGTCACCTTCGCGGATGAAACGTAAATCCAATGCAGAAGATTGGAATAACTCACGATCGTTAAATAGTGAGCCCTTCACCATGCGACGGTAAGGATTTAAAAACTCGACGTCGTATTCACGTGTGGCGCCAAAATCCAAAAGCACCAATTGATCATGTCCTTGAGGATTCAGGCGAATGCGATAGTTGCCGCTGTGAGGATCGGTCTGAACCACACCCCATTCAAAGATTTCTTTAAAATAGAGTTCCAAGAAATTCATCGCCAATTTATTACGACGATCTTGCGGTAAACTTTGAATTAATGGATCATCAACACGAATGCCACGCTCAAAGGTCGTCGCCAAAATTTTAGGACCTGAATACTCACGAATTACTTTAGGGACGATGTAGCGAGCATCGTCTTTCAGTCGAGCATAAAAATCTTCGGTGAGCTGAGCTTCAATTTCGTAATTGGTTTCCTGCACCAGCATTTCTCGAACTTCGGCGAAAAGAGGATTTAAATCAAAATCCTTCGGTAGAAGTTTCAATGTACCAAGAAGAGTGCGGATCGCGCGTAAGTCACTATCGATGGCTTTATCGACATTGGGATATTGAATTTTAAGTACAATGCTTTCGCCAGTGGCTTTCACGCGGGCGCGATGAACTTGACCCATCGATGCGGAAGCCAAAGCCTCTTTTTCAATTTCCAGTTCAGCAAGCTTTTCTGGCGAGAGGTTTTTTTTCAACGTCGGTTCAATAGCTTCCCATGTAAGTGGGATGGAATCTGATTGAAGGGAGCGAAGAAGTTGGTTGGCTTCTGGCGGCAAAAAGTGTTCGC is a window of Bdellovibrio bacteriovorus DNA encoding:
- a CDS encoding ABC1 kinase family protein → MDDKKSDKKQTKNLDKIKSSMFSRSLSLAKLTIQAGASLASHGVTSALKSKEDKEENWKKLLQNQASLISSELGELKGSLMKAGQMLSMYGEHFLPPEANQLLRSLQSDSIPLTWEAIEPTLKKNLSPEKLAELEIEKEALASASMGQVHRARVKATGESIVLKIQYPNVDKAIDSDLRAIRTLLGTLKLLPKDFDLNPLFAEVREMLVQETNYEIEAQLTEDFYARLKDDARYIVPKVIREYSGPKILATTFERGIRVDDPLIQSLPQDRRNKLAMNFLELYFKEIFEWGVVQTDPHSGNYRIRLNPQGHDQLVLLDFGATREYDVEFLNPYRRMVKGSLFNDRELFQSSALDLRFIREGDADELKKLFEEFCFETVEPFIAPEDPRNQQGRVDKEGLYDWKNTDLPQRLSKKAFQIIRHFSWRTPPKEMIFLDRKTGGVFIFLSILRAKIRGRDLLLKYIERIS